A genomic stretch from Aedes albopictus strain Foshan chromosome 2, AalbF5, whole genome shotgun sequence includes:
- the LOC109622651 gene encoding alpha-tocopherol transfer protein-like, with protein sequence MSAPFDLETGPPSAELLEVARQELRETPEVRAAAIEELRKLLHASSDLSFPDDDDFLLFYLRPSHFYPESALKLMRNVAEFQKNHHDLLHNLMPADLKNEITNYNLVTVLTNRDQKGRRMVVVRMGEVWDPKAVHEDKIFAILYTIHKLAIMEPATQINGIVVIYDFAGLGMKQVKGMSPSASKRLLSFIQEAAPLRMKAVHFVNEPMLFNMVWALMKPFVKEKLKNRMFFHGEDRKKLFKHINPECLPANYGGTMPELNYESKDWYPAMEKYSDFIKKFNSAGFK encoded by the exons ATGTCCGCGCCATTTGATCTGGAAACCGGTCCGCCGAGTGCTGAACTCCTGGAAGTTGCCCGCCAGGAACTTCGTGAAACTCCGGAAGTACGCGCTGCGGCCATCGAAGAACTCCGCAAACTGTTGCACGCTTCAAGTGATTTGAGTTTCCCGGATGATGATGATTTCCTGCTGTTCTACCTGAGGCCTTCTCACTTCTACCCCGAGAGTGCGCTTAAATTG ATGCGAAATGTCGCCGAGTTCCAGAAGAATCACCACGACCTGTTGCATAACCTTATGCCGGCTGACCTGAAGAACGAAATTACCAACTACAATCTGGTAACCGTGCTGACGAACCGTGACCAGAAGGGTCGCCGTATGGTCGTTGTCCGAATGGGTGAGGTCTGGGACCCGAAGGCCGTTCATGAGGATAAGATCTTTGCCATTTTGTACACGATTCACAAGCTGGCCATCATGGAACCGGCGACGCAGATCAATGGAATTGTGGTCATCTACGACTTTGCCGGGCTTGGCATGAAGCAGGTCAAGGGTATGTCGCCGAGCGCTTCGAAGCGGTTGTTGAGCTTCATTCAGGAGGCTGCTCCGCTAAGGATGAAGGCGGTTCATTTCGTCAATGAACCGATGTTGTTCAACATGGTTTGGGCGCTGATGAAGCCTTTCGTCAAGGAGAAGCTGAAGAACAGG ATGTTCTTCCACGGTGAGGACAGGAAAAAACTGTTCAAGCATATCAACCCCGAGTGTTTACCGGCGAACTATGGCGGAACCATGCCAGAGCTGAACTACGAATCGAAGGATTGGTATCCTGCGATGGAGAAATACAGCGACTTCATCAAGAAGTTCAACTCGGCTGGATTCAAATAA